The DNA segment GGAGCGAAGCCGCCGCCCGCAGGACGTCATTGACGAGGTGCGCGAGCTGGCGCGGCAGGGCTTCAAGGAAATCACGCTGCTCGGCCAGAATGTCAACGCCTACGGCAAGGACTTCGCCGATATGAAGTACTTGTTCGGCGACTTGATGGCCGATATCCAGAAGATCGCTATTCCGCGCGTGCGCTTCACGACCAGCCATCCGCGCGACTTCGACGACCATCTGATCGAGGTGCTTGCCGCCAAGGGCAACCTGGTCGAGCACATCCATCTGCCGGTGCAGTCGGGCAGCTCCGAGATTCTGAAGCGGATGAGCCGCAAGTACAACCGCGAGACGTACTTAGAGCTTGTGCGCAAGATCAAGCAGGCGATTCCGGATGTTGTGCTGACAACCGATATCATTGTGGGCTTCCCGGGAGAGACCGACGAGCAGTTCGAGGAGACGCTGTCGCTCGTGCGCGAGGTCGAATACGACTCCGGCTTTACATTCATCTACTCCCCGCGTGCCGGCACACCGGCTGCGGAGATGGAGGATAACGTGCCGATGGAGGTCAAGAAGGCCCGTCTGCAGCGGTTGAACGATCTGATGGCCGAGATCAGCCTGAAGAAGAACCTGGCGCTGAAGGACCAGGTTGTCGAGGTATTGGTTGAGGGCGAGAGCAAGACGAACGCCGAGGTGCTCTCCGGCCGGACACGGACGAACAAGCTTGTCCATTTCCGCGGGCCGCAATCACTGTGTGGCCAGTTCGTCCATGTTCGCATTACCGAGCCGCAGACGTGGGTGCTCAAGGGCGAGCTCGTCGAGCAGGTGGTTTCGGAGACAGCAGCAGCGCTCGGATAAGCACGAGCTTTCGGATGGCGGGGATTGCATACCATTTGCGAATGAGTTGGTTGCTGTGTGGGACTGGCGATAGAGTTAGCTTGAAGAATTAGCACATATGGCGCCTAAGAATGGGGCTGCATGTCACATAGAACGATGAAAACAAGGAGGCGCGAATCGAATGGACGGACAATCCACTGGCGGACAAGCCCCGGCTTGCTCCACGATGAAGGTGCACTATACGCGGGATCTCATCCTGCGGGAAGATATTATAGCGAAGGCGAAGGAAGTCGCCGAGCTCATGTCCAGCTCCGAAGAGGTGCAGCTGTACCGCAAAGC comes from the Xylanibacillus composti genome and includes:
- the miaB gene encoding tRNA (N6-isopentenyl adenosine(37)-C2)-methylthiotransferase MiaB encodes the protein MAKETKDYSKYFDFSNAKVLSEDENGKRIRIAGRDIHIVSEPSYKEEKRRGKEEVQVLYDTEVPEEMKGFGDGRFYHITTYGCQMNEHDTETIKGMLEAMGYSFVEDRTKADVILLNTCAIRENAEDKVFGELGHLKTLKTENPDLILGVCGCMSQEESVVSRILQKHAFVDVIFGTHNIHRLPYLLRDAYFNKEMVVEVWSKEGDIIENLPKKREGMKAWVNIMYGCDKFCTYCIVPYTRGKERSRRPQDVIDEVRELARQGFKEITLLGQNVNAYGKDFADMKYLFGDLMADIQKIAIPRVRFTTSHPRDFDDHLIEVLAAKGNLVEHIHLPVQSGSSEILKRMSRKYNRETYLELVRKIKQAIPDVVLTTDIIVGFPGETDEQFEETLSLVREVEYDSGFTFIYSPRAGTPAAEMEDNVPMEVKKARLQRLNDLMAEISLKKNLALKDQVVEVLVEGESKTNAEVLSGRTRTNKLVHFRGPQSLCGQFVHVRITEPQTWVLKGELVEQVVSETAAALG